The Streptomyces tubercidicus DNA segment GGCGGTACCGCGGGCCAGAGCCTCCTCGCGCACCGGCTCGGCCGCGGCGCGGGCGTGGGTCACCGCGTGCTCCAGCCGCGGTGCGGTGTAGTCGGCCGCCTGGCGGGCCGCCTTACGGGTCCGGCAGGCAGCCCGGGTCGCTGCGGCGTCCACCTTGGGCGGCAGCGTGCCACGGGCGTGCTCGATACGCGGGTGCAGATGCGCGTCGTACTGCACACGTGCCTGATGAGCGGCCTCGGTCACCTTGGGAGCCGCTCGCGTGCGGGCCTCGTGAGCGAAGTGCACGGCGGCTTCCTTGGCCGTACCGGCATACGGAGCCACCACCTCCGCGGCGTGCCGCACGCTGTCCTTGGCCGTATCGGTCGCGGCGCGCACGCTTTTCTTGCGGGTCACGGGATCCTCCTCCTCGGTGGCGTGTCCGGGGCTTGGGGGTTGGTCCCCCGTGTCTTCTCTGTCGCCTGTCCACCCGTTTGGAGATCATGCCCGCTCATGCGTCGCACGGCATGTGCGAGCGGGCATCCGGGTCATTACGGACCTTCCGGAGTCTTGTTGACGACAATGCCACGATTCGCCGCTCCCGGCGCAGGAAATCCATGCGAAAACCGTCAACAGATGCGGGCAGGACGGCG contains these protein-coding regions:
- a CDS encoding DUF5324 family protein codes for the protein MTRKKSVRAATDTAKDSVRHAAEVVAPYAGTAKEAAVHFAHEARTRAAPKVTEAAHQARVQYDAHLHPRIEHARGTLPPKVDAAATRAACRTRKAARQAADYTAPRLEHAVTHARAAAEPVREEALARGTAALAALRGQVTAAEIAKLQKKHSRRAKCGKLAKRLTVLGILAGGAIAAWKWWDKQANPDWLVEPPAPTEVSDRGRLSAVDGSEGAPLDPDVQAKQTEADERRGGKA